One window from the genome of Ananas comosus cultivar F153 linkage group 13, ASM154086v1, whole genome shotgun sequence encodes:
- the LOC109719371 gene encoding ELMO domain-containing protein C-like isoform X2: protein MAARAIKRRPNNSDADKGKEEQMETSISDAQSEPLLGNDTARKQSKIHDPKRCSDFWESKRWECLHWANLISHFFAQSARRIANFVSSFGTFIGKLFSRSSANQQAQSDKKFSIYLSPLQEERLRHLRQRVEVPFDGSSVDHQDALKQLWMLAYPNRELPPLKSELWKEMGWQGSDPSTDFRGGGFISLENLIYFAKHYPDSFHRLLHKEDGVRSEWEYPFAAGGINISYMLIQMLDLQSGKLTSKAGARFVELLGGDDLAFDNLYCVAFQMLDRQWLAKRATYMEFNEVLKSTRMQLEQELSLEGISCVRDMPAYRMLTSLSQDGI from the exons ATGGCTGCTAGAGCTATCAAAAGAAGGCCTAATAACAGTGACGCtgacaaaggaaaagaagagcaAATGGAGACATCTATCTCAGATGCTCAAAGTGAACCTCTTCTTGGGAATGATACTGCCAGAAAACAGTCAAAG ATACATGATCCTAAAAGATGTTCAGATTTCTGGGAAAGCAAGAGGTGGGAGTGCCTTCACTGGGCGAATCTTATATCACATTTTTTCGCTCAATCAGCTAGAAGAATAG CAAATTTTGTCAGTAGTTTTGGGACATTTATAGGAAAACTTTTCTCTCGCTCTTCCGCAAACCAACAAGCACAGAGTGATAAGAAATTTTCGATATATCTTAGTCCGTTACAG GAAGAAAGATTAAGACACCTAAGGCAGAGAGTGGAGGTCCCATTTGATGGCTCTTCTGTTGATCATCAG GATGCCCTGAAACAGCTTTGGATGTTGGCTTATCCTAACCGTGAACTCCCTCCTCTTAAGTCAGAACTGTGGAAGGAGATGGGCTGGCAAGGTTCTGACCCATCTACAGATTTTAG GGGTGGCGGGTTTATATCATTGGAGAACCTAATCTACTTCGCCAAACACTACCCA GACTCTTTCCATAGACTACTACACAAGGAAGATGGTGTTAGATCTGAATGGGAATACCCGTTTGCCGCAGGTGGAATTAATATATCTTATATGCTGATACAAATGTTAGATCTTCAGTCAG gaaagttAACTTCTAAAGCTGGAGCTCGCTTTGTTGAACTACTTGGAGGTGATGATCTGGCGTTCGATAACCTCTATTGTGTAGCCTTTCAGATGCTGGATAGGCAGTGGCTTGCGAAACGAGCAACTTACATGGAATTCAAT GAGGTTCTCAAGTCCACAAGAATGCAACTGGAGCAAGAACTTTCATTGGAAGGCATTTCGTGCGTACGAGACATGCCGGCGTACAGAATGTTAA CTTCACTGTCGCAGGATGGAATCTGA
- the LOC109719371 gene encoding ELMO domain-containing protein C-like isoform X1: protein MAARAIKRRPNNSDADKGKEEQMETSISDAQSEPLLGNDTARKQSKIHDPKRCSDFWESKRWECLHWANLISHFFAQSARRIANFVSSFGTFIGKLFSRSSANQQAQSDKKFSIYLSPLQEERLRHLRQRVEVPFDGSSVDHQDALKQLWMLAYPNRELPPLKSELWKEMGWQGSDPSTDFRGGGFISLENLIYFAKHYPDSFHRLLHKEDGVRSEWEYPFAAGGINISYMLIQMLDLQSGKLTSKAGARFVELLGGDDLAFDNLYCVAFQMLDRQWLAKRATYMEFNEVLKSTRMQLEQELSLEGISCVRDMPAYRMLSFTRSTSLVSPPYLGTLK from the exons ATGGCTGCTAGAGCTATCAAAAGAAGGCCTAATAACAGTGACGCtgacaaaggaaaagaagagcaAATGGAGACATCTATCTCAGATGCTCAAAGTGAACCTCTTCTTGGGAATGATACTGCCAGAAAACAGTCAAAG ATACATGATCCTAAAAGATGTTCAGATTTCTGGGAAAGCAAGAGGTGGGAGTGCCTTCACTGGGCGAATCTTATATCACATTTTTTCGCTCAATCAGCTAGAAGAATAG CAAATTTTGTCAGTAGTTTTGGGACATTTATAGGAAAACTTTTCTCTCGCTCTTCCGCAAACCAACAAGCACAGAGTGATAAGAAATTTTCGATATATCTTAGTCCGTTACAG GAAGAAAGATTAAGACACCTAAGGCAGAGAGTGGAGGTCCCATTTGATGGCTCTTCTGTTGATCATCAG GATGCCCTGAAACAGCTTTGGATGTTGGCTTATCCTAACCGTGAACTCCCTCCTCTTAAGTCAGAACTGTGGAAGGAGATGGGCTGGCAAGGTTCTGACCCATCTACAGATTTTAG GGGTGGCGGGTTTATATCATTGGAGAACCTAATCTACTTCGCCAAACACTACCCA GACTCTTTCCATAGACTACTACACAAGGAAGATGGTGTTAGATCTGAATGGGAATACCCGTTTGCCGCAGGTGGAATTAATATATCTTATATGCTGATACAAATGTTAGATCTTCAGTCAG gaaagttAACTTCTAAAGCTGGAGCTCGCTTTGTTGAACTACTTGGAGGTGATGATCTGGCGTTCGATAACCTCTATTGTGTAGCCTTTCAGATGCTGGATAGGCAGTGGCTTGCGAAACGAGCAACTTACATGGAATTCAAT GAGGTTCTCAAGTCCACAAGAATGCAACTGGAGCAAGAACTTTCATTGGAAGGCATTTCGTGCGTACGAGACATGCCGGCGTACAGAATGTTAA GTTTTACCAGGTCCACCTCGCTTGTTAGTCCACCCTATTTAGGGACTCTGAAATAA
- the LOC109719371 gene encoding ankyrin repeat and ELMO domain-containing protein D-like isoform X3 gives MAARAIKRRPNNSDADKGKEEQMETSISDAQSEPLLGNDTARKQSKIHDPKRCSDFWESKRWECLHWANLISHFFAQSARRIANFVSSFGTFIGKLFSRSSANQQAQSDKKFSIYLSPLQEERLRHLRQRVEVPFDGSSVDHQDALKQLWMLAYPNRELPPLKSELWKEMGWQGSDPSTDFRGGGFISLENLIYFAKHYPDSFHRLLHKEDGVRSEWEYPFAAGKLTSKAGARFVELLGGDDLAFDNLYCVAFQMLDRQWLAKRATYMEFNEVLKSTRMQLEQELSLEGISCVRDMPAYRMLSFTRSTSLVSPPYLGTLK, from the exons ATGGCTGCTAGAGCTATCAAAAGAAGGCCTAATAACAGTGACGCtgacaaaggaaaagaagagcaAATGGAGACATCTATCTCAGATGCTCAAAGTGAACCTCTTCTTGGGAATGATACTGCCAGAAAACAGTCAAAG ATACATGATCCTAAAAGATGTTCAGATTTCTGGGAAAGCAAGAGGTGGGAGTGCCTTCACTGGGCGAATCTTATATCACATTTTTTCGCTCAATCAGCTAGAAGAATAG CAAATTTTGTCAGTAGTTTTGGGACATTTATAGGAAAACTTTTCTCTCGCTCTTCCGCAAACCAACAAGCACAGAGTGATAAGAAATTTTCGATATATCTTAGTCCGTTACAG GAAGAAAGATTAAGACACCTAAGGCAGAGAGTGGAGGTCCCATTTGATGGCTCTTCTGTTGATCATCAG GATGCCCTGAAACAGCTTTGGATGTTGGCTTATCCTAACCGTGAACTCCCTCCTCTTAAGTCAGAACTGTGGAAGGAGATGGGCTGGCAAGGTTCTGACCCATCTACAGATTTTAG GGGTGGCGGGTTTATATCATTGGAGAACCTAATCTACTTCGCCAAACACTACCCA GACTCTTTCCATAGACTACTACACAAGGAAGATGGTGTTAGATCTGAATGGGAATACCCGTTTGCCGCAG gaaagttAACTTCTAAAGCTGGAGCTCGCTTTGTTGAACTACTTGGAGGTGATGATCTGGCGTTCGATAACCTCTATTGTGTAGCCTTTCAGATGCTGGATAGGCAGTGGCTTGCGAAACGAGCAACTTACATGGAATTCAAT GAGGTTCTCAAGTCCACAAGAATGCAACTGGAGCAAGAACTTTCATTGGAAGGCATTTCGTGCGTACGAGACATGCCGGCGTACAGAATGTTAA GTTTTACCAGGTCCACCTCGCTTGTTAGTCCACCCTATTTAGGGACTCTGAAATAA
- the LOC109719370 gene encoding AP2-like ethylene-responsive transcription factor At1g79700 isoform X1 gives MSKSLLSPPPSSPSSSSSSSNSSSTQSTTYIVLNKPKNKPKRLKRSPPNQDKPLSPTTTTTTTNGNAKRSSIYRGVTRHRWTGRYEAHLWDKHCWNPIQNKKGRQVYLGAYDSEEAAAHTYDLAALKYWGPETILNFPLETYRKEVEEMQSMSKEEYLVSLRRRSSGFSRGVSKYRGVARHHHNGRWEARIGRVFGNKYLYLGTFSTQEEAAQAYDLAALEYRGPNAVTNFDISCYVKSAPQPVSEARQAAQPVPPQEHLKAPPPLPPLFEEPEPGPTVDDHLAAAGDVADMPWSLCLDHGGFDMYHHHHSICGDESVAGRSNDLHDFLSCVAFEDDIECLFEGCEADEGNAGTDGSSRDGGSAGTSNAVAVTEEEEVGLVGEKDALKGEDEMASQVKAVSYPPAISICS, from the exons atgagcaaatctctcctctctcctcccccttcttctccctcctcctcttcttcatcCTCTAACTCCTCTTCTACACAATCCACCACCTACATTGTTCTCAACAAGCCCAAGAACAAGCCCAAGCGCCTCAAGAGATCCCCTCCTAACCAAGATAAGCCCCTctcccccaccaccaccaccaccaccaccaatgGCAATGCCAAGAGGAGCTCCATCTATAGAGGAGTCACAAg GCATAGGTGGACAGGGAGATATGAGGCTCATCTTTGGGACAAGCATTGTTGGAACCCAATCCAAAACAAGAAAGGGAGACAAG TTTATTTGG GAGCTTATGATAGTGAAGAGGCTGCAGCACACACCTATGATCTTGCAGCACTTAAATACTGGGGCCCAGAAACCATACTTAATTTCCCA CTGGAGACATATAGAAAAGAGGTTGAGGAGATGCAGAGCATGTCCAAGGAAGAGTACTTGGTTTCtctgaggaggaggagcagtGGCTTCTCCAGAGGTGTCTCTAAGTACAGAGGAGTTGCCAG GCATCACCACAATGGACGGTGGGAAGCGAGGATTGGCCGAGTATTTGGCAACAAATATCTCTACTTGGGAACATTTA GTACGCAAGAGGAGGCGGCACAGGCATATGATCTTGCTGCTCTGGAATACAGAGGGCCGAATGCCGTGACAAACTTTGACATCAGCTGCTACGTAAAGTCGGCGCCGCAGCCCGTATCGGAGGCCCGACAAGCGGCCCAGCCAGTGCCGCCGCAAGAGCATTTGAAAgccccgccgccgctgccgccgctgtTCGAAGAGCCCGAGCCCGGCCCGACGGTCGACGACCACTTGGCGGCAGCTGGCGACGTCGCCGACATGCCGTGGAGCCTCTGCCTGGACCACGGCGGGTTCGACAtgtaccaccaccaccactcgATCTGCGGCGACGAGTCCGTCGCCGGCCGGTCGAACGACCTGCACGACTTTCTGAGCTGCGTGGCCTTCGAGGACGACATCGAGTGCCTGTTCGAGGGCTGTGAGGCCGACGAAGGCAATGCAGGCACCGACGGTAGTAGCAGAGACGGCGGAAGTGCAGGAACGAGTAATGCGGTCGCGGTcacggaagaagaagaagttggttTGGTGGGCGAAAAAGATGCTCTGAAGGGTGAAGACGAAATGGCTTCTCAAGTGAAAGCAGTTTCCTACCCTCCTGCAATTAGTATATGCTCATAa
- the LOC109719370 gene encoding AP2-like ethylene-responsive transcription factor At1g79700 isoform X2 — protein MSKSLLSPPPSSPSSSSSSSNSSSTQSTTYIVLNKPKNKPKRLKRSPPNQDKPLSPTTTTTTTNGNAKRSSIYRGVTRHRWTGRYEAHLWDKHCWNPIQNKKGRQGAYDSEEAAAHTYDLAALKYWGPETILNFPLETYRKEVEEMQSMSKEEYLVSLRRRSSGFSRGVSKYRGVARHHHNGRWEARIGRVFGNKYLYLGTFSTQEEAAQAYDLAALEYRGPNAVTNFDISCYVKSAPQPVSEARQAAQPVPPQEHLKAPPPLPPLFEEPEPGPTVDDHLAAAGDVADMPWSLCLDHGGFDMYHHHHSICGDESVAGRSNDLHDFLSCVAFEDDIECLFEGCEADEGNAGTDGSSRDGGSAGTSNAVAVTEEEEVGLVGEKDALKGEDEMASQVKAVSYPPAISICS, from the exons atgagcaaatctctcctctctcctcccccttcttctccctcctcctcttcttcatcCTCTAACTCCTCTTCTACACAATCCACCACCTACATTGTTCTCAACAAGCCCAAGAACAAGCCCAAGCGCCTCAAGAGATCCCCTCCTAACCAAGATAAGCCCCTctcccccaccaccaccaccaccaccaccaatgGCAATGCCAAGAGGAGCTCCATCTATAGAGGAGTCACAAg GCATAGGTGGACAGGGAGATATGAGGCTCATCTTTGGGACAAGCATTGTTGGAACCCAATCCAAAACAAGAAAGGGAGACAAG GAGCTTATGATAGTGAAGAGGCTGCAGCACACACCTATGATCTTGCAGCACTTAAATACTGGGGCCCAGAAACCATACTTAATTTCCCA CTGGAGACATATAGAAAAGAGGTTGAGGAGATGCAGAGCATGTCCAAGGAAGAGTACTTGGTTTCtctgaggaggaggagcagtGGCTTCTCCAGAGGTGTCTCTAAGTACAGAGGAGTTGCCAG GCATCACCACAATGGACGGTGGGAAGCGAGGATTGGCCGAGTATTTGGCAACAAATATCTCTACTTGGGAACATTTA GTACGCAAGAGGAGGCGGCACAGGCATATGATCTTGCTGCTCTGGAATACAGAGGGCCGAATGCCGTGACAAACTTTGACATCAGCTGCTACGTAAAGTCGGCGCCGCAGCCCGTATCGGAGGCCCGACAAGCGGCCCAGCCAGTGCCGCCGCAAGAGCATTTGAAAgccccgccgccgctgccgccgctgtTCGAAGAGCCCGAGCCCGGCCCGACGGTCGACGACCACTTGGCGGCAGCTGGCGACGTCGCCGACATGCCGTGGAGCCTCTGCCTGGACCACGGCGGGTTCGACAtgtaccaccaccaccactcgATCTGCGGCGACGAGTCCGTCGCCGGCCGGTCGAACGACCTGCACGACTTTCTGAGCTGCGTGGCCTTCGAGGACGACATCGAGTGCCTGTTCGAGGGCTGTGAGGCCGACGAAGGCAATGCAGGCACCGACGGTAGTAGCAGAGACGGCGGAAGTGCAGGAACGAGTAATGCGGTCGCGGTcacggaagaagaagaagttggttTGGTGGGCGAAAAAGATGCTCTGAAGGGTGAAGACGAAATGGCTTCTCAAGTGAAAGCAGTTTCCTACCCTCCTGCAATTAGTATATGCTCATAa
- the LOC109719825 gene encoding uncharacterized protein LOC109719825 isoform X3 — MAVSAFRSTSKRGSNASPSRSAFSPSKEPVLADSRERIPPRRSRSVSAAPRRCPDSSPTPPAVSEYSNTRNNPLFGCPSSSSSSSPESESRVGTANGGIEASSSSSRRGRPVSKEESGNRRIRSVSRGHYGYSEQSGVEHGYRSSSSVRDKEIDQKANNGFSLSEPNRKLETWTSRHLVSDSSDASSSCTRGRHWEDGVSTSCSSEEATNRNNGHYFHDAESGDIYEIIRPEVPHAISEIRDDFENAIQRTSPATTAAKNIIDIPLELNHGEIELVSNIRREYATKLEQTQERARKLRADLAVEEQREQELSRILKDILPVQKSSETCRGRPKRKASVERVKMSRRLAEEAMNYFEECVSISTFDSSDLSSLEDPQPCSVDGIQPMGNSRFFHSEGSTISASHFPGNQPNPHECSITVTDLDTPRSGKSRFSFSHQSDQDFEVHDIRNYIKKFEKDISKEHKENVKVRSSYNSDDYVSTNSAESLLSDVVILKNRIESGGLLLCNIRIF; from the exons ATGGCGGTTTCGGCGTTTCGATCGACCTCGAAGAGAGGATCCAACGCTTCTCCTTCTCGCAGCGCGTTTTCTCCCTCAAAGGAGCCAGTTTTAGCCGATTCGAGGGAGAGGATCCCTCCCCGGAGGTCCCGGAGCGTCAGCGCGGCGCCGAGAAGGTGCCCCGACTCGTCCCCGACCCCGCCCGCCGTGTCGGAGTACTCGAACACCCGGAACAATCCCCTTTTCGGGTGCCCGagctcctcctcgtcgtcgtcgccggagTCGGAGAGCAGGGTGGGGACTGCTAATGGGGGAATTGAAGCTTCTAGCAGTAGCAGTAGAAGGGGGAGGCCAGTGTCGAAAGAGGAATCGGGGAATCGGAGAATTCGCTCGGTTTCGAGAGGACATTATGGGTATTCTGAG cagAGTGGGGTAGAACATGGGTACAGGTCATCTTCAAGTGTAAGAGACAAAGAGATTGATCAAAAGGCCAATAATGGATTTAGTTTATCGGAGCCGAACAGGAAATTGGAGACATGGACTAGTCGGCATCTGGTATCCGATTCGTCGGATGCATCTAGT TCGTGCACGCGAGGTCGGCATTGGGAGGATGGGGTGTCTACAAGTTGTTCGTCAGAAGAAGCAACAAACAGAAAT AATGGCCATTACTTTCATGATGCTGAATCAGgagatatatatgaaattatccGACCAGAAGTACCGCATGCTATTTCTGAGATTAGAGACGACTTTGAAAAT GCAATCCAGAGAACAAGTCCTGCGACAACAGCTGCCAAAAATATCATTGATATACCTCTTGAATTGAACCATGGAGAAATTGAGCTAGTCTCCAACATCAGAAGGGAGTATGCTACAAAGCTTGAACAG ACTCAGGAACGTGCGCGGAAATTGAGGGCTGATCTGGCTGTTGAAGAGCAGAGAGAGCAGGAACTTAGTAGAATACTGAAGGACATTCTACCGGTTCAGAAAAGTTCTGAGACATGTAGAGGTCGGCCAAAAAGAAAG GCAAGTGTAGAACGAGTTAAGATGTCTAGGCGCTTGGCAGAGGAAGCGATGAATTATTTCGAGGAATGTGTTTCAATTTCGACTTTTGATAGTTCTGACCTCTCGTCTTTAGAGGATCCACAACCGTGTTCAGTTGATGGCATCCAACCTATGGGCAACAGTAGATTCTTCCACAGTGAAGGCTCTACTATTTCGGCATCCCACTTCCCCGGCAATCAACCTAATCCGCATGAG TGCTCAATTACGGTCACGGACTTGGATACACCACGAAGCGGAAAGTCTCGCTTCTCGTTCTCGCATCAATCAGATCAAGATTTCGAAGTTCATGACATAAGAAACTATATAAAGAAGTTCGAGAAAGACATCAGCAAAGAACACAAAGAGAATGTTAAAGTAAGATCAAGCTACAATTCAGATGATTATGTTTCTACAAACTCGGCGGAAAGCTTGCTGTCTGACGTAGTGATCCTGAAGAACAGAATAGAATCTGGAGGTCTACTTCTTTGCAATATTAGAATTTTCTGA
- the LOC109719825 gene encoding vitellogenin-2-like isoform X2, translating into MAVSAFRSTSKRGSNASPSRSAFSPSKEPVLADSRERIPPRRSRSVSAAPRRCPDSSPTPPAVSEYSNTRNNPLFGCPSSSSSSSPESESRVGTANGGIEASSSSSRRGRPVSKEESGNRRIRSVSRGHYGYSESGVEHGYRSSSSVRDKEIDQKANNGFSLSEPNRKLETWTSRHLVSDSSDASSSCTRGRHWEDGVSTSCSSEEATNRNNGHYFHDAESGDIYEIIRPEVPHAISEIRDDFENAIQRTSPATTAAKNIIDIPLELNHGEIELVSNIRREYATKLEQTQERARKLRADLAVEEQREQELSRILKDILPVQKSSETCRGRPKRKASVERVKMSRRLAEEAMNYFEECVSISTFDSSDLSSLEDPQPCSVDGIQPMGNSRFFHSEGSTISASHFPGNQPNPHEDSDNQTQCSITVTDLDTPRSGKSRFSFSHQSDQDFEVHDIRNYIKKFEKDISKEHKENVKVRSSYNSDDYVSTNSAESLLSDVVILKNRIESGGLLLCNIRIF; encoded by the exons ATGGCGGTTTCGGCGTTTCGATCGACCTCGAAGAGAGGATCCAACGCTTCTCCTTCTCGCAGCGCGTTTTCTCCCTCAAAGGAGCCAGTTTTAGCCGATTCGAGGGAGAGGATCCCTCCCCGGAGGTCCCGGAGCGTCAGCGCGGCGCCGAGAAGGTGCCCCGACTCGTCCCCGACCCCGCCCGCCGTGTCGGAGTACTCGAACACCCGGAACAATCCCCTTTTCGGGTGCCCGagctcctcctcgtcgtcgtcgccggagTCGGAGAGCAGGGTGGGGACTGCTAATGGGGGAATTGAAGCTTCTAGCAGTAGCAGTAGAAGGGGGAGGCCAGTGTCGAAAGAGGAATCGGGGAATCGGAGAATTCGCTCGGTTTCGAGAGGACATTATGGGTATTCTGAG AGTGGGGTAGAACATGGGTACAGGTCATCTTCAAGTGTAAGAGACAAAGAGATTGATCAAAAGGCCAATAATGGATTTAGTTTATCGGAGCCGAACAGGAAATTGGAGACATGGACTAGTCGGCATCTGGTATCCGATTCGTCGGATGCATCTAGT TCGTGCACGCGAGGTCGGCATTGGGAGGATGGGGTGTCTACAAGTTGTTCGTCAGAAGAAGCAACAAACAGAAAT AATGGCCATTACTTTCATGATGCTGAATCAGgagatatatatgaaattatccGACCAGAAGTACCGCATGCTATTTCTGAGATTAGAGACGACTTTGAAAAT GCAATCCAGAGAACAAGTCCTGCGACAACAGCTGCCAAAAATATCATTGATATACCTCTTGAATTGAACCATGGAGAAATTGAGCTAGTCTCCAACATCAGAAGGGAGTATGCTACAAAGCTTGAACAG ACTCAGGAACGTGCGCGGAAATTGAGGGCTGATCTGGCTGTTGAAGAGCAGAGAGAGCAGGAACTTAGTAGAATACTGAAGGACATTCTACCGGTTCAGAAAAGTTCTGAGACATGTAGAGGTCGGCCAAAAAGAAAG GCAAGTGTAGAACGAGTTAAGATGTCTAGGCGCTTGGCAGAGGAAGCGATGAATTATTTCGAGGAATGTGTTTCAATTTCGACTTTTGATAGTTCTGACCTCTCGTCTTTAGAGGATCCACAACCGTGTTCAGTTGATGGCATCCAACCTATGGGCAACAGTAGATTCTTCCACAGTGAAGGCTCTACTATTTCGGCATCCCACTTCCCCGGCAATCAACCTAATCCGCATGAG GATTCTGACAATCAAACACAGTGCTCAATTACGGTCACGGACTTGGATACACCACGAAGCGGAAAGTCTCGCTTCTCGTTCTCGCATCAATCAGATCAAGATTTCGAAGTTCATGACATAAGAAACTATATAAAGAAGTTCGAGAAAGACATCAGCAAAGAACACAAAGAGAATGTTAAAGTAAGATCAAGCTACAATTCAGATGATTATGTTTCTACAAACTCGGCGGAAAGCTTGCTGTCTGACGTAGTGATCCTGAAGAACAGAATAGAATCTGGAGGTCTACTTCTTTGCAATATTAGAATTTTCTGA
- the LOC109719825 gene encoding uncharacterized protein LOC109719825 isoform X1: MAVSAFRSTSKRGSNASPSRSAFSPSKEPVLADSRERIPPRRSRSVSAAPRRCPDSSPTPPAVSEYSNTRNNPLFGCPSSSSSSSPESESRVGTANGGIEASSSSSRRGRPVSKEESGNRRIRSVSRGHYGYSEQSGVEHGYRSSSSVRDKEIDQKANNGFSLSEPNRKLETWTSRHLVSDSSDASSSCTRGRHWEDGVSTSCSSEEATNRNNGHYFHDAESGDIYEIIRPEVPHAISEIRDDFENAIQRTSPATTAAKNIIDIPLELNHGEIELVSNIRREYATKLEQTQERARKLRADLAVEEQREQELSRILKDILPVQKSSETCRGRPKRKASVERVKMSRRLAEEAMNYFEECVSISTFDSSDLSSLEDPQPCSVDGIQPMGNSRFFHSEGSTISASHFPGNQPNPHEDSDNQTQCSITVTDLDTPRSGKSRFSFSHQSDQDFEVHDIRNYIKKFEKDISKEHKENVKVRSSYNSDDYVSTNSAESLLSDVVILKNRIESGGLLLCNIRIF; encoded by the exons ATGGCGGTTTCGGCGTTTCGATCGACCTCGAAGAGAGGATCCAACGCTTCTCCTTCTCGCAGCGCGTTTTCTCCCTCAAAGGAGCCAGTTTTAGCCGATTCGAGGGAGAGGATCCCTCCCCGGAGGTCCCGGAGCGTCAGCGCGGCGCCGAGAAGGTGCCCCGACTCGTCCCCGACCCCGCCCGCCGTGTCGGAGTACTCGAACACCCGGAACAATCCCCTTTTCGGGTGCCCGagctcctcctcgtcgtcgtcgccggagTCGGAGAGCAGGGTGGGGACTGCTAATGGGGGAATTGAAGCTTCTAGCAGTAGCAGTAGAAGGGGGAGGCCAGTGTCGAAAGAGGAATCGGGGAATCGGAGAATTCGCTCGGTTTCGAGAGGACATTATGGGTATTCTGAG cagAGTGGGGTAGAACATGGGTACAGGTCATCTTCAAGTGTAAGAGACAAAGAGATTGATCAAAAGGCCAATAATGGATTTAGTTTATCGGAGCCGAACAGGAAATTGGAGACATGGACTAGTCGGCATCTGGTATCCGATTCGTCGGATGCATCTAGT TCGTGCACGCGAGGTCGGCATTGGGAGGATGGGGTGTCTACAAGTTGTTCGTCAGAAGAAGCAACAAACAGAAAT AATGGCCATTACTTTCATGATGCTGAATCAGgagatatatatgaaattatccGACCAGAAGTACCGCATGCTATTTCTGAGATTAGAGACGACTTTGAAAAT GCAATCCAGAGAACAAGTCCTGCGACAACAGCTGCCAAAAATATCATTGATATACCTCTTGAATTGAACCATGGAGAAATTGAGCTAGTCTCCAACATCAGAAGGGAGTATGCTACAAAGCTTGAACAG ACTCAGGAACGTGCGCGGAAATTGAGGGCTGATCTGGCTGTTGAAGAGCAGAGAGAGCAGGAACTTAGTAGAATACTGAAGGACATTCTACCGGTTCAGAAAAGTTCTGAGACATGTAGAGGTCGGCCAAAAAGAAAG GCAAGTGTAGAACGAGTTAAGATGTCTAGGCGCTTGGCAGAGGAAGCGATGAATTATTTCGAGGAATGTGTTTCAATTTCGACTTTTGATAGTTCTGACCTCTCGTCTTTAGAGGATCCACAACCGTGTTCAGTTGATGGCATCCAACCTATGGGCAACAGTAGATTCTTCCACAGTGAAGGCTCTACTATTTCGGCATCCCACTTCCCCGGCAATCAACCTAATCCGCATGAG GATTCTGACAATCAAACACAGTGCTCAATTACGGTCACGGACTTGGATACACCACGAAGCGGAAAGTCTCGCTTCTCGTTCTCGCATCAATCAGATCAAGATTTCGAAGTTCATGACATAAGAAACTATATAAAGAAGTTCGAGAAAGACATCAGCAAAGAACACAAAGAGAATGTTAAAGTAAGATCAAGCTACAATTCAGATGATTATGTTTCTACAAACTCGGCGGAAAGCTTGCTGTCTGACGTAGTGATCCTGAAGAACAGAATAGAATCTGGAGGTCTACTTCTTTGCAATATTAGAATTTTCTGA